One Lactobacillus sp. CBA3606 DNA segment encodes these proteins:
- a CDS encoding putative immunity protein — MTEGFRPSHPKISIDDDPGIRSQIEGLTGELSQQQLAKWALVIAKKAMQYVDDNQKHDRQLRLAIDANELWQVNLASVYQVRQASAKVEAMIANSTSSIGAAALECISWAIASAYVDENALRAADQGIKLVNLTAPNDQAAVTAERHWQYQQLAELVENINLGLRHML; from the coding sequence ATGACGGAAGGTTTTAGACCGAGTCACCCTAAAATATCGATTGATGATGACCCTGGAATACGGTCCCAAATCGAAGGATTAACCGGTGAACTCTCACAACAGCAACTCGCCAAATGGGCGTTAGTAATTGCCAAAAAGGCGATGCAATATGTCGATGATAATCAGAAGCATGATCGCCAGTTACGACTGGCTATTGATGCGAATGAATTATGGCAAGTTAATTTGGCAAGTGTTTATCAAGTGCGGCAAGCCAGTGCCAAGGTTGAGGCGATGATCGCCAACAGTACCAGTTCAATTGGCGCGGCGGCTTTGGAATGTATCAGTTGGGCAATTGCCTCGGCGTATGTCGATGAAAATGCCTTACGGGCTGCAGATCAAGGGATTAAGTTAGTTAATTTAACGGCACCTAATGATCAAGCGGCAGTAACCGCTGAACGTCACTGGCAATATCAGCAATTAGCTGAATTAGTTGAAAACATTAATTTAGGATTGCGCCATATGCTATAA
- a CDS encoding NAD(P)-dependent alcohol dehydrogenase, which translates to MKIKAAVVNQVNDPFVIKDDIELAEMGPTDLQVKLVASGICHSDEAIRKGDASLGYPVILGHEGSGIIEKVGPQVKDFSVGDHIVMSFYADGTCDNCLKGMPTKCRHYADYNLSGTRPDGSDHFQENGAHVSDMFDQSSFTTHTVIDQRNAVKVDKALDLRRLGPLGCGYVTGSGTVLNSLQPRPGQTIAVFGTGAVGLAAMMAGKISGCTEVIAVDIVDSRLALAKELGATHTVNSKTEDPVAAIKKLTNGYGVDFTVDTTGVEPVMVAAIHALAQGGTAALIAVTAKNITISSWNDLCVDDKKVIGVNMGDAIPQVDVPRLIDFYQHGMFPFEKTEKFYKFADINQANADSVSGKTIKPVLIIDEDYQPEA; encoded by the coding sequence ATGAAAATTAAAGCAGCAGTTGTTAATCAAGTTAATGATCCATTCGTCATTAAAGACGATATTGAATTGGCTGAAATGGGCCCAACTGATTTACAAGTTAAATTAGTTGCAAGTGGGATTTGTCACTCGGACGAAGCGATTCGTAAAGGGGATGCTTCCCTGGGTTATCCAGTTATTCTCGGTCATGAAGGTTCGGGAATTATTGAAAAAGTCGGCCCCCAAGTAAAAGATTTTAGCGTGGGTGATCATATTGTCATGTCTTTTTACGCCGATGGCACTTGCGATAACTGCTTAAAAGGGATGCCAACTAAATGCCGCCACTATGCCGATTATAATTTAAGCGGCACACGACCAGATGGGTCTGATCATTTCCAAGAAAACGGCGCTCATGTCAGTGATATGTTTGACCAATCCTCATTCACGACCCATACGGTCATCGATCAGCGCAATGCCGTTAAGGTGGACAAGGCCTTAGACTTACGGCGCTTAGGACCTTTAGGTTGTGGCTATGTCACTGGGAGTGGCACTGTTTTGAATAGTCTACAACCACGTCCCGGCCAGACGATTGCCGTCTTTGGGACCGGTGCGGTTGGGTTAGCTGCAATGATGGCCGGTAAAATTTCTGGTTGTACCGAAGTTATTGCGGTCGACATCGTAGATTCTCGCTTAGCCTTAGCGAAAGAACTAGGTGCAACTCACACCGTTAACAGTAAAACGGAAGATCCAGTAGCAGCCATCAAAAAGTTAACCAATGGCTACGGCGTTGATTTCACTGTGGATACGACTGGTGTAGAACCCGTAATGGTCGCTGCCATTCATGCTTTGGCTCAAGGTGGGACTGCCGCTTTAATTGCCGTTACCGCTAAGAATATTACCATCAGTTCATGGAATGACCTATGTGTTGATGATAAAAAGGTTATTGGGGTTAACATGGGGGACGCCATTCCTCAAGTCGATGTGCCACGCCTCATTGACTTCTATCAACATGGCATGTTCCCATTTGAAAAGACCGAAAAATTCTACAAGTTTGCAGATATTAATCAAGCCAATGCGGACTCCGTGAGTGGTAAAACCATCAAACCCGTCCTAATTATTGACGAAGACTATCAACCTGAAGCTTAA
- a CDS encoding SDR family oxidoreductase, with amino-acid sequence MTKVLILGAAGQIARLAEQQFLNDTQVELTLYLRNAQRVNDLKSARVTIIDGDTTDVTKLTQAMQGQDVVYANLAGQNIKAQAETVVTAMHTTGLKRLIWISTLGIYDEVPGKFGEWNNATLGSYLTRYFDAAQVLEQSDLDYTIIRPAWLTNKAETDYELTQRHDTFKGTEVSRQSIAALVVQLVQNPTTQLRTSLGVNKPNTDGDKPAWY; translated from the coding sequence ATGACAAAAGTACTTATCTTAGGGGCTGCCGGTCAAATCGCCCGGTTAGCTGAACAACAATTTTTAAACGACACGCAAGTAGAACTCACACTTTACTTACGAAATGCACAACGAGTTAACGACTTAAAATCAGCGCGGGTCACCATCATTGACGGCGATACAACTGACGTAACCAAGTTGACCCAAGCGATGCAAGGTCAAGATGTGGTCTATGCTAACTTAGCCGGCCAAAATATCAAGGCGCAAGCTGAGACCGTTGTGACGGCGATGCATACCACCGGACTCAAACGCCTCATTTGGATTTCAACATTAGGTATTTATGATGAAGTCCCTGGTAAATTTGGCGAATGGAATAACGCTACTTTAGGTAGCTACCTCACCCGTTACTTTGATGCCGCCCAAGTTCTAGAACAATCTGACTTGGATTACACTATTATTCGGCCAGCTTGGTTAACAAATAAAGCCGAAACTGATTATGAACTAACCCAACGCCATGATACTTTTAAAGGCACTGAAGTTTCACGTCAAAGTATTGCCGCGTTAGTCGTCCAATTGGTTCAAAATCCAACCACACAATTACGAACATCTTTAGGGGTTAATAAACCCAATACCGATGGCGATAAACCAGCTTGGTATTAA
- a CDS encoding GNAT family N-acetyltransferase — MNLKWYVKQFSGLTTIQLHDIYQLRAKSFVQEQARSYQDPDDTDFDARHIFAYDNGHLVAYARIYDRAGVVTFGRITTDSTYRGTGLGKQLMNHVMAILKVHYADAQIEIDAQTQVQKFYEKFGLTTQGDPFIDLGAEVIKMQAPVQALVLA; from the coding sequence TTGAATTTAAAATGGTATGTTAAACAATTTTCCGGTCTAACAACAATCCAATTACACGATATTTATCAGCTCCGCGCAAAAAGCTTTGTCCAAGAACAAGCCCGAAGTTATCAAGACCCAGATGATACTGATTTTGACGCTCGTCATATCTTTGCTTACGATAATGGTCACCTAGTCGCCTATGCACGGATTTATGACCGTGCTGGGGTCGTGACTTTTGGCCGTATCACAACTGATAGTACGTATCGCGGCACTGGTCTCGGTAAACAACTTATGAACCATGTCATGGCGATTTTAAAAGTCCATTATGCCGATGCCCAGATTGAAATTGACGCTCAAACCCAAGTCCAGAAATTTTACGAAAAATTCGGCCTAACGACCCAAGGAGACCCCTTTATCGATTTAGGCGCCGAAGTGATCAAAATGCAAGCACCTGTTCAAGCTTTGGTACTGGCTTGA
- a CDS encoding Hsp20/alpha crystallin family protein gives MANDMTNWHNDLFDRFNDLTKVDDLVNGLGRSFLNGTTSNAILKTDIKETDDQYEMQVDVPGIEKKDLALKYRDGKLSITAKRESISDESDKDGNVITSERQTGHFGREYTLPDVDATKIEAHYENGVLKLTLPKKAAADTQHIEIQ, from the coding sequence ATGGCTAATGATATGACAAATTGGCACAATGATTTATTTGATCGGTTCAATGATTTAACGAAGGTCGATGACTTGGTGAATGGATTAGGTCGTTCTTTCTTGAATGGCACAACCAGCAATGCAATTTTGAAGACCGATATTAAAGAAACCGATGACCAATATGAGATGCAAGTTGATGTTCCAGGGATTGAGAAAAAAGATTTGGCGCTAAAATATCGTGATGGTAAGTTGTCCATTACAGCTAAACGTGAAAGTATTAGTGACGAAAGCGATAAAGATGGTAATGTCATTACTAGTGAACGGCAAACTGGACACTTTGGTCGTGAATATACGTTGCCTGATGTGGATGCGACGAAGATTGAAGCCCATTATGAGAATGGGGTCTTGAAGTTAACGTTGCCTAAGAAAGCCGCAGCGGATACGCAACACATTGAGATTCAATAA